One Peribacillus simplex NBRC 15720 = DSM 1321 genomic region harbors:
- a CDS encoding TRAP transporter substrate-binding protein, with translation MKKRKLFVFSTSLTLAMALLLSGCGGGEGEKTSGSGVEKKTIKVANYFAENHPQNIALREKFKKIVEKESNGELEVRIYANSTLGAEKEFYDGVRNGTIEMGVPGLIMQADIPKMGVPEWPFLFRDYDHVKKVLNGPIGDELTEELDPKHGVTPLAWSANGFRMFSSNRTIKSMKDFDGLRLRMPNIPNYIKLGESLGANVSPLPISEVFTALEQKVVDAQDNPIATLRSSGWNEVQSDVLESKHMFSPNIYIINSKFYKGLTKEQQRIIQKAAKESAAYEFDLMEKSYEDDKAYLKDNGIKFTKPDEGFSQKMLKASQPVYDEVFEENDWAEELVGKIKAE, from the coding sequence TTGAAAAAAAGAAAGCTTTTTGTATTCTCCACAAGCTTAACTCTTGCAATGGCATTACTTTTATCAGGATGTGGTGGAGGTGAGGGAGAAAAGACCAGTGGATCTGGAGTTGAAAAGAAAACAATTAAAGTGGCAAATTATTTTGCTGAAAATCACCCTCAAAACATTGCCTTGAGAGAAAAATTCAAAAAAATAGTAGAAAAGGAGAGTAACGGTGAACTAGAGGTTCGGATTTATGCGAACAGTACATTAGGTGCAGAAAAAGAATTTTATGACGGCGTCAGAAACGGAACGATTGAAATGGGTGTTCCAGGACTAATTATGCAGGCGGACATTCCGAAAATGGGTGTTCCGGAATGGCCTTTCCTATTTAGGGATTACGATCATGTAAAGAAGGTATTGAATGGACCTATCGGAGATGAATTGACAGAAGAGCTTGATCCAAAACATGGAGTGACACCGCTCGCATGGAGTGCAAATGGATTTAGGATGTTTTCGAGTAATCGTACAATTAAGAGTATGAAAGATTTTGATGGACTTCGACTCAGAATGCCGAACATCCCGAATTACATAAAATTAGGTGAATCATTGGGGGCAAACGTTAGTCCATTACCTATTTCAGAAGTTTTTACCGCACTTGAACAAAAGGTAGTTGATGCTCAAGATAATCCCATTGCCACGCTGAGATCCTCGGGGTGGAATGAAGTTCAAAGTGATGTACTAGAATCCAAGCATATGTTCAGCCCCAATATTTACATTATCAATAGCAAATTCTATAAAGGTCTAACAAAGGAGCAACAAAGGATCATTCAAAAAGCAGCAAAAGAGTCGGCAGCATATGAGTTTGATTTGATGGAAAAAAGTTATGAAGATGACAAAGCATATCTTAAGGATAATGGAATCAAATTTACTAAGCCTGACGAAGGATTTTCACAAAAAATGTTAAAAGCATCTCAACCTGTTTATGATGAAGTCTTTGAAGAAAATGACTGGGCGGAGGAGCTGGTCGGAAAAATAAAAGCAGAATGA
- a CDS encoding IclR family transcriptional regulator, whose amino-acid sequence MPIIQSVERALKILDLFDERERALTITEISKRMNLHKSTVHSLLKTLQEHHYISQGEENGKYSLGLKLLERGSVVVTHLDLRNVARKHLEWLSATTNLTLHLVILDGQEGVYVDKVEGTGVTVLYSRIGRRVPIHTSAVGKSLVATKTDSELDLLLDGYDYTGPTERSIRSKEQFLAEIEKARIDGYSMDNEENEPGIFCLAVPIKDYSGKVIAAMSVSMPASKVNEETHEYYVRLLKECSSKISQELGYEYQKI is encoded by the coding sequence ATGCCTATCATCCAATCGGTGGAGCGTGCCTTGAAAATATTGGATTTATTTGATGAGCGTGAGCGCGCATTAACTATCACAGAGATAAGTAAACGAATGAATTTACATAAAAGTACGGTTCATTCACTATTAAAAACCTTACAGGAGCATCACTATATTTCACAAGGCGAAGAAAATGGAAAATACTCGCTAGGTTTAAAGCTATTGGAGAGGGGAAGCGTTGTTGTGACCCATCTCGATTTGCGCAACGTAGCAAGAAAACATCTTGAATGGCTTTCAGCAACAACGAATTTAACGCTGCACCTTGTCATATTAGACGGTCAGGAAGGTGTCTATGTCGATAAAGTGGAGGGTACGGGGGTAACGGTCCTTTATTCCCGTATTGGCCGGCGTGTTCCGATTCATACGAGTGCTGTTGGCAAATCTCTTGTTGCAACCAAAACGGACAGTGAACTGGATTTGCTCTTGGACGGCTATGATTATACGGGACCGACCGAAAGATCGATTAGATCCAAGGAGCAGTTTTTAGCGGAAATCGAAAAAGCACGCATTGATGGCTATTCAATGGATAATGAAGAAAACGAACCGGGCATTTTCTGTCTGGCTGTACCGATAAAAGATTATTCAGGAAAGGTAATCGCAGCAATGAGTGTATCGATGCCAGCATCGAAAGTAAACGAAGAAACACATGAGTATTATGTACGTCTCTTAAAGGAATGCAGCAGTAAAATTTCGCAGGAGCTCGGTTATGAATATCAAAAAATATAA
- a CDS encoding TRAP transporter large permease, translated as MIGVFVGSLLGAMGLGIPIAFALLVSSVVLMYFLGIFDSQIIAQNLISGADNFPLMAIPFFMLAGEAMNRGGLSRRIVEMAMNLVGHIKGGLGYVAIIASVLFASLSGSAVADTAALGAILIPMMVKSGYDVNRSSGLIASGGIIAPIIPPSIGFIIFGVASGVSITKLFMAGIVPGILLAVGLTVTWAIVARKDKVAVNPRASAKEILTSLRQGIWALFLPVIIIGGLKFGLFTPTEAAVVAAVYAIFVGLVIYREMKVKDLYEVFVHAGKMTSVVMFLVAAALVSSWLITVADLPGQVIGLLEPFMDHPFLLLIMINLLVIVVGTAMDMTPTILILTPVLMPLVVAAGIDPVYFGVLFILNNAIGLLTPPVGTVLNVMCGISKISMEEIMKGIWPFLLVEVIVLILLILFPSLVMVPLDWFTS; from the coding sequence ATGATAGGTGTATTTGTCGGATCTTTACTGGGAGCCATGGGACTTGGAATACCTATTGCCTTTGCCTTACTTGTGAGTAGCGTAGTTTTAATGTATTTCCTTGGTATTTTTGATAGTCAAATTATCGCACAAAATCTAATCAGTGGCGCGGATAATTTTCCTCTAATGGCTATACCGTTCTTTATGCTGGCAGGAGAGGCGATGAATCGGGGCGGTTTATCACGGCGTATCGTTGAGATGGCAATGAATTTGGTTGGTCATATCAAGGGAGGCCTTGGCTATGTTGCAATCATTGCGAGTGTGTTGTTTGCGAGTTTATCAGGATCTGCCGTTGCCGATACAGCAGCGCTTGGGGCTATATTAATTCCAATGATGGTGAAGTCTGGTTATGATGTGAACCGGTCAAGTGGGTTGATTGCATCTGGTGGTATCATTGCCCCGATTATTCCGCCAAGTATTGGCTTTATCATTTTCGGTGTCGCGAGTGGTGTGTCCATTACAAAGCTGTTTATGGCAGGAATCGTTCCAGGTATTTTACTAGCGGTTGGACTTACGGTTACCTGGGCCATTGTTGCACGAAAAGATAAAGTCGCCGTAAACCCTCGAGCTTCAGCAAAAGAAATACTTACTTCTCTTCGTCAAGGCATTTGGGCACTATTCCTGCCCGTCATTATCATTGGTGGATTGAAATTCGGTTTATTCACACCGACTGAAGCGGCAGTGGTGGCTGCAGTCTACGCAATATTTGTCGGACTTGTAATCTATCGCGAAATGAAAGTGAAAGATTTGTATGAGGTCTTTGTTCATGCAGGAAAAATGACGAGTGTTGTCATGTTTCTGGTCGCTGCAGCACTCGTGTCATCCTGGCTGATAACTGTAGCCGATTTACCTGGTCAGGTAATTGGATTGCTGGAGCCATTTATGGATCATCCATTCCTTCTATTAATAATGATAAACTTATTGGTTATCGTAGTTGGAACTGCTATGGATATGACGCCGACGATCCTTATTCTAACACCTGTCTTGATGCCATTGGTGGTCGCTGCAGGTATTGATCCAGTTTACTTTGGTGTCCTGTTTATCCTGAATAATGCCATCGGTTTACTTACACCTCCGGTCGGAACCGTTTTAAATGTCATGTGCGGCATAAGTAAGATCAGTATGGAAGAAATCATGAAGGGGATTTGGCCTTTCTTGCTCGTGGAAGTAATTGTATTGATCTTGTTGATATTGTTTCCTTCCTTAGTAATGGTTCCTCTAGATTGGTTTACCTCCTAA
- a CDS encoding UxaA family hydrolase, with protein MQFWGYRRPDGRVGVRNHVLILPTITCATQTAQRVTELVSGTVTFIHQHGCAQVGTDYDQTARTYAGMGMNPNVYGVIVLGLGCETHQAHRIGDEIAKCGKPVETVSIQDHGGTLQTIAEVAKIAVKMVQDASMVQRELCDFSELIVGTECGGSDACSGLSANPAVGRTSDLVVQQGGTAILAETTELIGAEHLIANRAVNDQVAKKAYAVIKMMEDRSIQMGVDIRTGNPSPGNIEGGLSSLEEKSLGAATKSGTTRLEEVIDYAQVPTKKGLVWMDTPGHDIEQLTGMVAGGAQIVLFTSGRGTPTGSPISPVIKISTNTPMFDRMNENMDLNAGTIVDGLETVDEVGRRIMEEIQHVSNGKLTKAEILKQHDFGIWRIGPTF; from the coding sequence ATGCAGTTTTGGGGCTACCGCCGTCCGGATGGACGCGTCGGTGTCCGGAATCATGTACTGATTTTGCCAACGATAACATGTGCAACTCAAACAGCTCAGCGCGTCACAGAATTGGTGAGCGGAACTGTCACATTCATTCATCAGCATGGCTGTGCTCAAGTGGGCACTGATTATGATCAAACGGCCAGAACCTATGCCGGAATGGGCATGAACCCAAATGTATACGGTGTCATAGTACTCGGACTTGGCTGTGAAACACATCAGGCGCACCGCATTGGAGATGAAATTGCCAAATGCGGTAAACCAGTGGAAACTGTATCGATCCAGGATCATGGCGGCACTCTTCAAACCATTGCCGAAGTAGCTAAAATTGCGGTCAAAATGGTCCAGGATGCCTCGATGGTGCAACGGGAATTATGTGATTTTAGCGAGCTGATTGTCGGCACAGAATGCGGTGGGTCGGATGCATGCTCCGGCTTATCGGCTAACCCCGCAGTCGGACGTACAAGCGATTTGGTTGTTCAGCAGGGGGGAACCGCAATATTAGCGGAAACGACTGAACTCATCGGTGCAGAGCATTTGATCGCTAACCGGGCGGTAAACGACCAGGTAGCCAAAAAAGCTTATGCAGTTATTAAAATGATGGAAGACCGCTCGATACAAATGGGCGTAGACATCCGCACCGGAAATCCGAGTCCGGGAAACATTGAGGGAGGTCTCAGCTCACTTGAAGAAAAATCACTGGGGGCAGCGACAAAATCAGGCACAACCAGACTTGAAGAAGTCATTGATTATGCCCAGGTGCCCACAAAAAAAGGGCTCGTATGGATGGATACGCCTGGCCACGACATTGAGCAATTGACGGGAATGGTCGCAGGCGGTGCCCAAATCGTTCTCTTTACAAGCGGAAGAGGCACGCCAACGGGTTCTCCTATATCACCCGTCATAAAAATCTCAACTAATACACCAATGTTTGACAGGATGAATGAAAATATGGATTTAAATGCTGGTACGATTGTCGATGGTTTAGAAACTGTTGATGAAGTGGGCAGGCGAATTATGGAAGAAATTCAACATGTTTCAAACGGAAAACTAACAAAAGCGGAGATTTTAAAGCAGCATGACTTTGGTATATGGAGAATTGGACCGACATTCTAA
- a CDS encoding TRAP transporter substrate-binding protein: MKMNNLFKRLAVGVLLPSILLLSACGSGQNESATADGIQERTIKAGIGNSKMHPQGQGMEKFKELLEEKSGGKMKVKNFFDATLGDDQKMTEALQGGLQEVTVPSTSPLVGMIKEFGIYDFPFVFNNEEEAYTVLDGAVGKKLLDKLPEHDLVGLGYWENGFRNITNSKHPVKTADDFKGLKLRTMQNEVHLDAFSKLGANPSPMAFSEVFTALETGTVDGQENPLATIQTQKYNEVQDYLSLTNHVYTPFVFLVSKKFWDDLSEQEQKIMSEAAQEAGKYQREVNQKENEKALKYLKEEGMKINEVEPEEIEKMKKVIQPVTDEYAQKFGQDLVEEMMSEVEKVRGK; this comes from the coding sequence ATGAAAATGAATAATTTGTTCAAACGTTTGGCGGTTGGAGTTTTACTGCCTTCAATACTACTATTAAGTGCTTGCGGAAGCGGACAAAATGAAAGCGCTACAGCTGACGGTATACAGGAAAGAACAATCAAAGCAGGAATCGGAAATAGTAAAATGCACCCACAAGGGCAGGGTATGGAAAAATTTAAAGAACTGCTTGAAGAAAAAAGCGGCGGGAAAATGAAAGTCAAAAACTTCTTTGATGCCACTCTTGGAGATGATCAGAAAATGACAGAAGCACTTCAAGGCGGTTTACAGGAAGTAACTGTGCCTTCAACTTCTCCACTTGTTGGTATGATTAAGGAATTTGGAATTTATGACTTCCCATTTGTCTTTAATAATGAAGAGGAGGCTTATACAGTACTTGATGGTGCAGTAGGCAAAAAACTTTTGGATAAATTACCGGAACATGATTTAGTAGGTTTGGGATACTGGGAAAACGGCTTCCGAAACATAACCAATAGTAAACATCCGGTTAAAACGGCTGATGATTTCAAAGGTCTTAAACTTCGTACCATGCAAAATGAAGTGCATTTAGATGCATTTTCAAAGTTAGGGGCGAATCCATCGCCGATGGCCTTCTCTGAAGTATTTACTGCGTTGGAAACTGGCACTGTTGATGGGCAGGAGAACCCACTCGCAACAATTCAAACGCAAAAATATAATGAAGTGCAAGACTACTTAAGTCTTACAAATCATGTTTATACACCATTTGTATTCCTTGTAAGTAAAAAGTTCTGGGATGACCTATCAGAACAAGAGCAAAAAATCATGAGTGAGGCCGCACAAGAGGCTGGAAAGTATCAACGGGAAGTTAACCAAAAAGAAAATGAAAAAGCACTTAAGTATCTAAAAGAAGAAGGTATGAAAATCAATGAAGTAGAGCCTGAAGAAATTGAAAAAATGAAGAAAGTCATCCAACCAGTGACGGACGAATATGCTCAGAAATTTGGTCAGGATCTAGTAGAAGAAATGATGAGCGAAGTTGAAAAAGTACGCGGTAAATAA
- a CDS encoding UxaA family hydrolase produces the protein MSEYKTLYLSTKDSVAVALSEIPENTSVVVKTGLEELVVSILEPIRFGHKFAVKSIEQGADIIKYGEVIGAASAFIPAGAHVHVHNLEGKRGRGDKIAE, from the coding sequence ATGAGCGAATATAAAACACTTTACTTAAGTACTAAAGATAGTGTAGCTGTCGCTTTATCCGAAATCCCTGAAAACACATCAGTAGTTGTGAAGACTGGGCTTGAAGAACTTGTTGTATCCATTCTTGAACCGATTCGTTTTGGACATAAGTTCGCAGTCAAATCCATCGAACAAGGAGCAGACATAATTAAATATGGGGAAGTCATAGGTGCAGCCTCAGCTTTTATTCCCGCTGGTGCACATGTTCATGTACACAATTTAGAAGGTAAAAGAGGAAGGGGTGACAAAATTGCTGAATGA
- a CDS encoding TRAP transporter small permease yields the protein MNKISRTLENSLNIIMAAALAIMVVLVFGNVVLRYFFNSGITWSEEMSRYLFIWLTFLGAIGAFKNKEHLGVDMVIKRLPNKMKKVVLVISDLMMLFVLLLILDGSWKMTLINIDSTAPATGMPLAFVYGTGILVSVSMGSMIIYNLYRIFFNKIKDEELVMISESEELISLHTDEFASDIRIGKEEKQG from the coding sequence GTGAATAAAATTTCCAGAACCTTAGAAAATTCGTTGAACATTATTATGGCAGCTGCGTTAGCAATTATGGTTGTTCTTGTGTTTGGTAATGTAGTTCTTCGTTATTTCTTTAATTCAGGGATTACCTGGTCAGAAGAAATGTCTAGGTATCTATTTATTTGGTTGACGTTCCTCGGCGCAATCGGAGCTTTCAAAAACAAAGAACACTTAGGTGTCGACATGGTCATCAAACGGCTCCCGAATAAGATGAAAAAAGTGGTTCTTGTTATTAGTGATTTGATGATGTTATTCGTTCTTCTCCTGATTCTGGATGGTAGCTGGAAAATGACATTGATAAACATTGATAGTACTGCACCAGCCACCGGCATGCCACTGGCATTTGTATATGGGACAGGTATTCTTGTGAGTGTTTCAATGGGCAGCATGATCATTTACAATTTGTATCGGATTTTCTTCAATAAAATTAAAGACGAAGAATTGGTGATGATAAGTGAGTCAGAAGAGCTAATTTCTCTCCATACTGATGAATTTGCTTCAGATATTAGGATCGGCAAGGAGGAGAAACAGGGATGA
- a CDS encoding lactate racemase domain-containing protein: MDIISELLREIQLPKMVKVRQKFRTPQIADVAREVKKAIKEAGVLSRINEDDRVAIAVGSRGVADLPILVRETVSAVMEAGGNPFIVPAMGSHGGATAEGQIDVLLQLGISEEAVGAPIMSSMEVIKLDELPNGLPVYIDKLAYESDKIIVINRIKPHTAFRGPVESGLMKMITIGLGKQKGAEAAHAYSFKYMAEHVPEMAKISLAKAPIIFGLATIENAYDKPAKIVAVPAEELEEVEPGLLLEAKSLMPKIHFDSMDVLIVNELGKDISGDGMDPNITGNFATPYATGGPDVKRTVVLGLTEKTHGNANGIGMADMTTKAVMNEIEWEKGYANALTSTVTDVVKLPMFLDTQELAVKAAIKTCNAFDLNKVRVVRIKNTLEIGEIWISESMMEEALKNKNNIEILSEPEELALD; encoded by the coding sequence ATGGATATTATCTCTGAACTTTTACGTGAAATCCAATTACCGAAAATGGTCAAAGTGAGACAGAAATTTCGCACACCTCAAATCGCTGATGTAGCTCGTGAGGTGAAGAAGGCGATAAAAGAAGCAGGTGTCTTATCAAGAATAAATGAAGATGACAGGGTGGCAATTGCAGTAGGAAGCAGAGGGGTAGCGGACCTTCCTATATTAGTAAGAGAAACGGTATCGGCCGTTATGGAGGCTGGTGGCAATCCTTTTATAGTCCCTGCAATGGGAAGCCATGGGGGTGCTACAGCGGAAGGACAAATCGATGTGTTGCTTCAGCTGGGTATTTCAGAAGAAGCGGTTGGAGCGCCAATCATGTCATCGATGGAAGTTATTAAACTGGATGAATTGCCAAATGGGCTCCCTGTCTATATTGATAAGCTTGCATATGAATCGGATAAAATCATAGTCATTAATCGGATAAAACCACATACGGCATTTCGTGGACCGGTTGAAAGCGGACTTATGAAAATGATTACAATCGGTTTAGGTAAGCAAAAGGGAGCCGAAGCTGCACATGCATACAGCTTTAAGTATATGGCGGAACATGTCCCTGAAATGGCGAAAATTTCCTTAGCGAAAGCTCCTATCATATTTGGTCTTGCGACTATTGAAAATGCCTATGATAAACCAGCGAAAATCGTCGCAGTCCCAGCAGAGGAACTGGAGGAAGTGGAGCCGGGCCTATTGCTTGAAGCAAAATCATTGATGCCAAAAATACATTTCGATTCGATGGACGTACTTATTGTAAATGAACTCGGAAAGGACATTTCGGGTGATGGAATGGATCCGAATATTACGGGTAACTTCGCCACTCCATATGCTACCGGGGGGCCAGACGTTAAACGGACCGTTGTACTAGGACTTACTGAAAAAACTCACGGTAATGCAAACGGCATCGGCATGGCTGATATGACGACGAAGGCCGTCATGAATGAAATCGAATGGGAAAAAGGCTATGCCAATGCACTCACAAGCACAGTGACAGATGTAGTAAAGCTCCCGATGTTTTTAGATACGCAGGAATTGGCTGTTAAAGCTGCTATCAAAACGTGCAATGCCTTCGATTTGAATAAAGTGAGAGTAGTAAGAATAAAAAACACGCTTGAAATCGGTGAAATTTGGATTTCTGAAAGCATGATGGAAGAAGCTTTAAAAAACAAAAATAATATAGAGATCCTTTCTGAACCAGAAGAATTGGCACTAGACTAA
- a CDS encoding dihydroxy-acid dehydratase yields MTHLYPLIDNEINPYRDNVQGKANEPITVAGLLDRSKLTLGSTYEGGKPDWTLEEIYMRLERNAPRIAIIGGSSDHPAHIMDYQTSARAAIRIWQNGGVPFHFSTPVMCDGTAQNNQGMSYSLQSRNAVAQMVVNQLEAHSYHGAFVIQGCDKQPLGVVSALAHVDRVRRNRGEAPFFATFAPAHVLEGGSIPADVIEELETLAKKAESKGATDVAVDLRDTMAYILQCSSNTAFQGVFERAYERGILTKEQHKYFEMRLAVATCDGQGGVCAFNGTGNSSRHLVAGMGLVHPAVELLTDPPTQRQINSVLDSFAGMINEERYGVANIVAANIKNAIRIHSASGGSTNLMMHIVAGMLYAGFKFSLWDLDRIHHSHPIPDLFDYSLTEGRDIYSLAMQCCSGTSRGMETLFYELIENGVPMDQDAPTVAAKTWKERLSITSSLKALNVKKNQVILSNPRRGFSGVDVLKGNFFESAVVKISGMPTPQLDQFDDKLAFVLYYENEDDANKSLLDSNLLSKIKEQKLFEHNLLLESLKYNNKLEWSLIKAATYGELFDRMVEEGTLKIAVIISGQGPVAFGMPEMFTPMQHINANRVMKKIATIISDGRYSGVTYGAAIGHMTPESYEGGGIGLLQSGDVIHLQLRDRRIDFVDSTQLHSGKVVHDFADHFKEERKSLATERKLRMKVRQKMVAASNRMFGHTDAANGVVPIAVIEDAVLGYEKDILLQGKKVEIK; encoded by the coding sequence ATGACACACCTATATCCACTAATTGATAACGAAATAAACCCTTACCGCGATAATGTACAGGGAAAAGCAAATGAACCCATTACGGTTGCGGGTCTATTGGACCGTTCGAAGCTGACGCTTGGCTCCACATATGAAGGGGGCAAGCCTGATTGGACGCTTGAAGAAATTTATATGCGGCTAGAGAGGAATGCCCCGCGTATCGCAATTATCGGTGGTTCGTCCGATCATCCGGCCCATATAATGGATTACCAAACGTCGGCACGGGCAGCAATCCGCATCTGGCAAAACGGCGGCGTGCCGTTTCATTTCTCGACACCGGTAATGTGTGATGGCACTGCGCAAAACAATCAAGGAATGAGTTACTCTCTCCAGAGCCGAAACGCGGTTGCACAAATGGTTGTCAACCAGCTAGAAGCTCACAGTTATCATGGTGCATTTGTCATTCAGGGGTGTGATAAGCAGCCTCTTGGTGTTGTAAGTGCACTCGCACATGTTGATCGTGTTCGCCGAAACCGTGGTGAAGCACCTTTTTTCGCAACATTCGCACCTGCTCATGTATTAGAAGGCGGTTCGATTCCAGCTGACGTAATTGAAGAATTGGAAACTCTTGCGAAAAAAGCGGAAAGTAAAGGAGCTACTGATGTAGCCGTTGATTTACGAGATACGATGGCATATATATTGCAATGTTCATCGAATACTGCATTTCAGGGCGTGTTTGAACGGGCCTACGAACGAGGAATATTGACGAAGGAACAGCATAAATATTTTGAAATGAGACTTGCTGTCGCAACATGTGACGGGCAGGGAGGTGTATGTGCCTTCAATGGTACGGGGAATAGTTCACGTCATTTAGTGGCAGGCATGGGTCTCGTTCATCCAGCCGTGGAGCTGTTAACCGATCCACCAACACAACGCCAGATTAACTCGGTGCTTGATAGCTTTGCCGGCATGATAAACGAAGAGCGCTACGGCGTGGCCAACATTGTCGCTGCGAATATAAAAAATGCAATCCGTATTCATAGCGCTTCGGGTGGTTCTACTAACTTAATGATGCATATTGTCGCAGGCATGCTTTATGCAGGATTCAAATTCAGCTTATGGGACCTTGACCGCATTCATCATTCACATCCCATTCCTGACTTATTTGATTACAGTTTGACAGAAGGAAGGGACATTTATTCACTTGCGATGCAGTGTTGCAGCGGGACAAGCAGAGGAATGGAAACACTTTTTTATGAACTTATTGAGAATGGTGTACCAATGGATCAGGATGCGCCGACTGTCGCAGCAAAAACTTGGAAAGAACGTCTTTCGATTACAAGTAGCCTAAAAGCGTTGAATGTAAAGAAAAATCAGGTCATTTTATCCAATCCACGCCGTGGATTCAGCGGTGTTGATGTATTAAAAGGAAACTTCTTTGAAAGCGCCGTTGTAAAAATCAGCGGAATGCCGACACCACAGCTTGACCAATTCGATGATAAGCTGGCATTTGTCCTTTATTACGAAAATGAAGATGATGCAAATAAAAGCCTGCTCGATTCAAATCTGCTTTCAAAAATAAAAGAGCAAAAACTTTTCGAACATAATCTATTGCTCGAATCTCTTAAATACAACAATAAGCTGGAATGGTCTCTTATAAAAGCCGCTACCTATGGGGAGTTATTTGACAGGATGGTTGAAGAAGGCACATTGAAAATTGCGGTTATTATCTCAGGGCAGGGGCCAGTGGCATTCGGAATGCCGGAAATGTTTACACCAATGCAACACATCAATGCAAATCGTGTTATGAAAAAAATCGCTACAATCATTAGCGACGGCCGCTATTCAGGGGTCACATATGGTGCTGCTATAGGACATATGACACCGGAATCGTATGAAGGTGGCGGCATTGGCTTACTTCAATCAGGGGATGTAATTCACCTTCAGCTTCGTGATCGACGGATTGATTTTGTCGATTCCACTCAACTTCATTCAGGTAAGGTTGTTCATGATTTTGCGGATCATTTTAAAGAAGAAAGAAAATCATTGGCGACTGAACGCAAGCTGCGTATGAAAGTGAGACAAAAAATGGTTGCGGCCAGCAACAGGATGTTTGGACATACAGATGCAGCAAATGGTGTTGTCCCAATTGCTGTCATTGAGGATGCGGTACTTGGTTATGAAAAGGATATTTTACTCCAAGGAAAAAAAGTAGAAATAAAATGA
- a CDS encoding fumarylacetoacetate hydrolase family protein, with amino-acid sequence MRIIRYVKENKKQLAAVTNENNVVDLPFTDFMSLISTARLDNRTAFDIVKQIADEGEKRPLEGLQLTTPIDAPEVWASGVTYKKSKEARNYEATQGKLDRQTFYDKVYDAVRPEIFFKSTAARTVGPNDPVYLRSDSKWQIPEPELGLVIDKEGTVLGYIAGNDMSCRDIEGENPLYLPQAKVWKNSCSIGPAILLKEAVPDPYELKIMCRIYRNEEKVFEGEAKVNQLKRKLEELVDYLVLDNTVFDGSVLLTGTCVVPPNEFTLKGDDRIEIEIPGIGVLNNPVIQSKAVQTI; translated from the coding sequence ATGAGAATTATTCGCTATGTAAAAGAAAATAAGAAACAACTTGCTGCCGTGACAAACGAAAACAATGTGGTGGACCTTCCATTTACGGATTTTATGTCGTTGATTTCAACGGCACGTCTTGATAACAGAACAGCGTTTGACATTGTAAAACAAATTGCCGACGAAGGGGAAAAGCGGCCATTGGAAGGTCTTCAATTAACAACACCTATCGACGCACCGGAAGTATGGGCATCTGGCGTTACCTATAAAAAAAGCAAGGAAGCACGTAACTACGAAGCGACGCAAGGAAAGCTGGACCGCCAAACATTCTATGACAAAGTTTATGATGCAGTGCGTCCAGAGATTTTCTTTAAATCGACTGCAGCAAGAACCGTGGGCCCGAATGATCCGGTATACTTGCGTTCAGATTCAAAATGGCAAATTCCGGAGCCGGAGCTTGGTCTTGTCATCGATAAAGAGGGAACGGTACTCGGATATATCGCAGGTAATGACATGAGCTGCCGAGATATTGAAGGTGAAAATCCGCTTTATCTTCCACAAGCAAAGGTATGGAAAAATTCTTGCTCCATTGGACCGGCCATCTTGTTAAAAGAGGCTGTTCCGGATCCATATGAACTTAAAATCATGTGCCGTATTTATCGAAATGAAGAAAAAGTATTTGAAGGTGAAGCGAAAGTAAACCAACTGAAACGAAAATTGGAAGAGCTTGTCGACTATTTAGTTTTAGATAACACTGTTTTTGACGGATCAGTTTTACTTACAGGTACATGCGTGGTTCCGCCAAATGAATTTACATTGAAAGGCGATGACCGAATCGAAATTGAAATACCAGGGATTGGAGTATTAAACAACCCGGTCATCCAAAGTAAAGCAGTCCAAACAATTTAA